The proteins below are encoded in one region of Festucalex cinctus isolate MCC-2025b chromosome 2, RoL_Fcin_1.0, whole genome shotgun sequence:
- the LOC144014111 gene encoding struthiocalcin-1-like isoform X1 codes for MVTNSKQKKKKGCRMMAFVRRALVLFCGIFGLLTGVGSKPIDLHKFICCPKGWIQVDCRCFIYQDEGRAFTDAESVCNILGGNLASVHSALEYAVILELIRESSDSTADLWLGLHEAIEPDTFFWADGSNVDFTAFNDDVDPGDCIELEFSDGLWDNDDCADNNRFVCGRDADQCFH; via the exons ATGGTTACCAatagcaagcaaaaaaaaaaaaaaggttgcagaatg ATGGCATTTGTTCGTCGCGCTTTGGTCCTCTTTTGCGGAATCTTCGGATTGCTGACTGGAGTC GGGTCTAAACCTATCGACCTTCATAAAT TCATTTGCTGCCCAAAAGGCTGGATTCAGGTGGATTGTCGCTGTTTCATCTACCAAGATGAGGGAAGGGCATTTACTGATGCAGAG AGCGTCTGCAACATTCTTGGTGGCAACCTGGCTTCAGTCCACAGTGCTCTGGAATACGCCGTAATTCTTGAATTGATTCGGGAATCCTCTGACTCCACTGCCGATCTTTGGCTTGGACTGCACGAGGCAATCGAG CCTGACACCTTCTTCTGGGCTGATGGCTCAAATGTTGATTTCACTGCCTTCAACGATGACGTGGATCCTGGCGATTGCATTGAGCTTGAATTCAGTG ATGGTCTCTGGGATAATGACGACTGCGCTGACAACAACAGATTTGTTTGTGGCAGAGATGCTGATCAATGCTTCCACTGA
- the LOC144014112 gene encoding galactose-specific lectin nattectin-like — MAFALRSLFLFCGFTGLLTGVWSRTNNREKDNNCVANTCCPKGWTQLGSRCFVFHDDRRQFADAESICNILGGNLASVHSALEYAIILQLVQAASDSTEDVWLGLHEALKDNAFVWTDGSQFDFSAFNNNTSGGDCFELERSDDLWDNDNCSDRNPFVCARRAEQCSH; from the exons ATGGCGTTTGCGCTCCGCTCGTTGTTCCTCTTTTGCGGATTCACTGGACTGTTGACTGGCGTC tgGTCACGGACAAATAATCGTGAGAAAG ACAACAATTGTGTTGCAAACACTTGCTGTCCTAAAGGCTGGACTCAGTTGGGAAGTCGCTGTTTCGTCTTCCACGATGACCGCAGACAGTTTGCCGATGCAGAG AGCATCTGCAACATTCTTGGTGGGAATCTGGCCTCCGTCCACAGTGCTTTGGAATACGCCATAATTCTCCAATTGGTTCAAGCAGCCTCTGATTCTACTGAAGACGTGTGGCTTGGACTCCACGAGGCATTAAAG GATAACGCCTTCGTCTGGACCGATGGCTCACAATTTGATTTCAGCGCCTTTAACAATAACACCAGCGGTGGGGATTGCTTTGAGCTTGAACGCAGCG aTGATCTCTGGGACAATGACAACTGTAGTGACAGAAACCCATTTGTTTGTGCCAGACGTGCAGAGCAATGCAGTCACTGA
- the LOC144014111 gene encoding ladderlectin-like isoform X4: protein MVTNSKQKKKKGCRMCSFPISHGQGLCCPEGWTQVDCRCFIFQDEEREFADAESVCKILGGNLASVQSALENAVLVQLNAAGTTDTSADIWIGLQEAIEEGTFFWTDGTLVDFTNFNDDNDSGDCVAIESDDVLWDIDPCGRENKFFCSREADHCSH, encoded by the exons ATGGTTACCAatagcaagcaaaaaaaaaaaaaaggttgcagaatg tgcTCTTTCCCTATCAGTCACGGGCAAG GCCTTTGCTGTCCTGAAGGTTGGACTCAGGTGGACTGTCGCTGTTTTATCTTCCAAGACGAGGAGAGGGAATTTGCGGATGCAGAA AGCGTCTGCAAGATTCTCGGTGGGAATCTGGCCTCAGTCCAAAGTGCTCTGGAAAATGCTGTTCTTGTCCAATTGAACGCGGCGGGCACTACTGACACTAGCGCTGACATTTGGATTGGACTCCAGGAGGCAATAGAG GAGGGCACCTTCTTCTGGACTGATGGCACGCTAGTCGATTTCACGAACTTCAACGATGACAACGATTCTGGAGATTGTGTTGCGATTGAAAGCGATG ATGTTCTCTGGGACATAGACCCGTGTGGGCgtgaaaacaaatttttttgttCCAGAGAAGCTGACCATTGTAGCCACTGA
- the LOC144014111 gene encoding struthiocalcin-2-like isoform X3, giving the protein MAFAHFSSLLLLCGISQLLTGICSFPISHGQGLCCPEGWTQVDCRCFIFQDEEREFADAESVCKILGGNLASVQSALENAVLVQLNAAGTTDTSADIWIGLQEAIEEGTFFWTDGTLVDFTNFNDDNDSGDCVAIESDDVLWDIDPCGRENKFFCSREADHCSH; this is encoded by the exons ATGGCATTTGCTCACTTCTCATCATTGCTCCTTCTTTGTGGGATCAGTCAACTGCTGACTGGAATT tgcTCTTTCCCTATCAGTCACGGGCAAG GCCTTTGCTGTCCTGAAGGTTGGACTCAGGTGGACTGTCGCTGTTTTATCTTCCAAGACGAGGAGAGGGAATTTGCGGATGCAGAA AGCGTCTGCAAGATTCTCGGTGGGAATCTGGCCTCAGTCCAAAGTGCTCTGGAAAATGCTGTTCTTGTCCAATTGAACGCGGCGGGCACTACTGACACTAGCGCTGACATTTGGATTGGACTCCAGGAGGCAATAGAG GAGGGCACCTTCTTCTGGACTGATGGCACGCTAGTCGATTTCACGAACTTCAACGATGACAACGATTCTGGAGATTGTGTTGCGATTGAAAGCGATG ATGTTCTCTGGGACATAGACCCGTGTGGGCgtgaaaacaaatttttttgttCCAGAGAAGCTGACCATTGTAGCCACTGA
- the LOC144014111 gene encoding ladderlectin-like isoform X5, translating to MRDWRKCSFPISHGQGLCCPEGWTQVDCRCFIFQDEEREFADAESVCKILGGNLASVQSALENAVLVQLNAAGTTDTSADIWIGLQEAIEEGTFFWTDGTLVDFTNFNDDNDSGDCVAIESDDVLWDIDPCGRENKFFCSREADHCSH from the exons ATGCGGGATTGGCGCAAG tgcTCTTTCCCTATCAGTCACGGGCAAG GCCTTTGCTGTCCTGAAGGTTGGACTCAGGTGGACTGTCGCTGTTTTATCTTCCAAGACGAGGAGAGGGAATTTGCGGATGCAGAA AGCGTCTGCAAGATTCTCGGTGGGAATCTGGCCTCAGTCCAAAGTGCTCTGGAAAATGCTGTTCTTGTCCAATTGAACGCGGCGGGCACTACTGACACTAGCGCTGACATTTGGATTGGACTCCAGGAGGCAATAGAG GAGGGCACCTTCTTCTGGACTGATGGCACGCTAGTCGATTTCACGAACTTCAACGATGACAACGATTCTGGAGATTGTGTTGCGATTGAAAGCGATG ATGTTCTCTGGGACATAGACCCGTGTGGGCgtgaaaacaaatttttttgttCCAGAGAAGCTGACCATTGTAGCCACTGA
- the LOC144014111 gene encoding struthiocalcin-1-like isoform X2 gives MRDWRKMAFVRRALVLFCGIFGLLTGVGSKPIDLHKFICCPKGWIQVDCRCFIYQDEGRAFTDAESVCNILGGNLASVHSALEYAVILELIRESSDSTADLWLGLHEAIEPDTFFWADGSNVDFTAFNDDVDPGDCIELEFSDGLWDNDDCADNNRFVCGRDADQCFH, from the exons ATGCGGGATTGGCGCAAG ATGGCATTTGTTCGTCGCGCTTTGGTCCTCTTTTGCGGAATCTTCGGATTGCTGACTGGAGTC GGGTCTAAACCTATCGACCTTCATAAAT TCATTTGCTGCCCAAAAGGCTGGATTCAGGTGGATTGTCGCTGTTTCATCTACCAAGATGAGGGAAGGGCATTTACTGATGCAGAG AGCGTCTGCAACATTCTTGGTGGCAACCTGGCTTCAGTCCACAGTGCTCTGGAATACGCCGTAATTCTTGAATTGATTCGGGAATCCTCTGACTCCACTGCCGATCTTTGGCTTGGACTGCACGAGGCAATCGAG CCTGACACCTTCTTCTGGGCTGATGGCTCAAATGTTGATTTCACTGCCTTCAACGATGACGTGGATCCTGGCGATTGCATTGAGCTTGAATTCAGTG ATGGTCTCTGGGATAATGACGACTGCGCTGACAACAACAGATTTGTTTGTGGCAGAGATGCTGATCAATGCTTCCACTGA